Part of the Aggregatilinea lenta genome, CCGGCGCGCCCGGCTCCGTGCCGTTGATGCGCCCGTACGCGCGGTACACGTCCTGGCTGCTGATCGCCACCACCCGCCCCGCCCCGCCTGCGAACGTCTCCATCACCTGCTGCGCGTCGGCCTCGCCCAGCGGGATCATGTCCAACACCACGTCCGGCGCAAACGCGCGCAGGCGTGGAGCCAGCTCGGCCCAGTCTGCGCGGCGATCCCCGTAGACGTGTGTGATGTCGGATGGCAGATCCGTGCCGCTGGCGGACGAGCGGTGAAACAGCAGGATCGCGTGGCCCTGCGCGTGCAGCCGTTCGATGATCGGCGGGCCGATAAAGCGCGTGCCGCCGATGACGAAGAGTCGCATGGAATCGGTCCTTTCGGCTGAAATGGGGTCTGCCGGTTAGGTGCGCCGCGCGGTGACGATAGGCTGGTAGTAGCCGGTGTCTTGCGGCATGTGCCAGCGCACCTCCGCGAAGCCCGCGCCGTCGAGCATGGCGGACAGTTCGCCGCGCAGCAGGGCGCGGTAGGTCGTGCTGTAGGCATCCGTGCGCCAGCCGTCTGCCGCCTGCCGCACGATGAACATCGTCAGCGCGTACTGGCTGCCGTCCTCGGCCCAGTCCCACACCTGGAACACGATGCGCCGCCCGTCCGCGTCATCGGAGACCTGCGGCGGTGTGGCGCGCGGGCGGTTGAGCGTCAGATCGTCGTAGTCACGCATGCTGATCAGCAGCAGCCCGCCGGGGCGCAGCTTGGCGGCCATGTTTTCTGCCGCCCGCCGCAAATCGTCGTCGGTCAGCAGGTGCGGCAGCGCATTGTCGCACGAGAGCACCACATCGAACGTGCCCGCCACCTGATCGGCCAGCGTGCGGAAGTCCGCGACCCCGGTCGTGATCGCCAGCCCGCGCGCGTCGGCTTCCTGCGCGGCACGTTCCACCGCCGCCTCGCTGATGTCGGTTGCGTGCACGGTGTATCCGCGCGCCGCCAGCCCCAGCGCCTGCGTCCCGATCCCGCACGAGCAGTCGAGCAGGTCCAGCGGCGGCCCGCCTGCGAATACCTGGATCAGGCGATCCAGCGCCGCGCCCTGCCGCGCAATAGACGCGTTCCAATCGCCGAAAATCAGGTGATAGTCGGCGGCAAGCTGCTCGTAGAAGTCGTGTGCAGATGACATATGGACAGTTCTTAGTTGATAGTGATTAGTTCTTAGAGGCCATTTGAAAATTGCTTTTTTGAGGGAGAGTTAGCAGCCAAACCGATGTTTGGTTTTCCCTCAGATCTTGAATATTCAAATGGCCTCTTAGTGAAGACAGGCCCAACCATACCGCATGTTGCCGTTCCGGGACAGATCCGCAGCTTCTATGGGCCGGGCTGGATCAATCGCCCGTCCTCACGCGCAGTCTGCCTTTACTAATAACTACCAACTAAAAACTTACGACTGATTCTAGTACCTTCTCGGCGGCCCCATATACGAGGTCGTGCCGATGGTGTGGTAGCCCAGGTGCTCGTAGAGCGGCTGGCCGCTGGGTGAGGCCATCAGCGTGGTCGCCGTGCAACCGTCTGCCCGCAGATCGTCCAGCAGCGCCAGCATAATCGTCGTAGCGTAACCCTTGTGCCGGTAGCGCGGGGCCGTGCCCACATTCCACACGCCCGCCATGGTGCCGGACCGCGCGACGGTCGCGCAGGCGGCGGGCTGACCCGTGTCGTAGATCAGATAATGCGTCACGTCGGGATGGTCGAGCATGTCGGGGCGCGCGATGCGCTGGTTGGTGGCGCGGTCGGTCAGAAAGGCGTCAGACATCACGCGCGCCACGTCGTGCAGGTGGTGCAGCGACTCCGCGCGCTGCGGCGTGACGTGCCGGTTGCGCGGCAGGGACCGGGGCGGC contains:
- a CDS encoding GNAT family N-acetyltransferase, with product MTASYLGAALRCVDDFYAIMFRSWPSAVTRTQDTFTLSYSGDTRLTGANHLWPVTPDAVTLDAIDAAYAFFAAYNAAWSVVYTDTFMPAAREVLIACGFYRRWSSPLMVLDGPPRSLPRNRHVTPQRAESLHHLHDVARVMSDAFLTDRATNQRIARPDMLDHPDVTHYLIYDTGQPAACATVARSGTMAGVWNVGTAPRYRHKGYATTIMLALLDDLRADGCTATTLMASPSGQPLYEHLGYHTIGTTSYMGPPRRY
- a CDS encoding class I SAM-dependent methyltransferase, which codes for MSSAHDFYEQLAADYHLIFGDWNASIARQGAALDRLIQVFAGGPPLDLLDCSCGIGTQALGLAARGYTVHATDISEAAVERAAQEADARGLAITTGVADFRTLADQVAGTFDVVLSCDNALPHLLTDDDLRRAAENMAAKLRPGGLLLISMRDYDDLTLNRPRATPPQVSDDADGRRIVFQVWDWAEDGSQYALTMFIVRQAADGWRTDAYSTTYRALLRGELSAMLDGAGFAEVRWHMPQDTGYYQPIVTARRT